In Candidatus Cohnella colombiensis, one DNA window encodes the following:
- a CDS encoding Ger(x)C family spore germination protein, which translates to MRHIYLFYLLLSLSVVSGCVDQTNIEDISLSLMIGIDLDDNNNLVVSSSSPVFNKEAKQMEENNVVQAFSLRQSREQFDSMITALTSRGKVQVVLIGKRIVEHPGWFNLLDTFFRDGKNTTKSRVVLVDGSVADLIKFAPADKPRLPLYLLKLIDTAHKQNITVKTSLQELHREFNEKGMSPCITVLKKDGQIKITGTALLDRSGKYIMTLDANETKLLRILQHENHGTFPFTIRLPEQPNKGFFEENTMSFFPNILKTKTKVAFKDNGFIFDVQIKMGVVITERLFLYDAKNKTPELEKQIQEELQTQIEQLLDKIQGAKIDPIGLGLYARAYEYSDWKKVAESWDEAFSNAKVNVKVKVRIRAHGSTS; encoded by the coding sequence GTGAGGCACATTTATCTCTTCTACCTACTGCTATCACTTTCTGTAGTTTCAGGTTGCGTGGATCAGACCAATATCGAAGATATTTCGCTCTCCTTGATGATAGGGATTGATCTGGATGATAACAATAATCTTGTTGTTTCTTCATCTAGTCCGGTCTTTAATAAAGAAGCGAAACAAATGGAGGAGAACAATGTCGTTCAAGCTTTCTCTCTTAGACAATCAAGAGAGCAATTCGATTCCATGATCACTGCATTGACGAGTCGCGGCAAAGTCCAAGTGGTGCTCATCGGCAAACGGATTGTTGAGCATCCAGGCTGGTTCAATCTCCTAGATACTTTCTTTCGGGATGGAAAGAATACGACGAAGTCCCGTGTCGTTCTTGTTGATGGTTCGGTAGCTGATCTGATCAAGTTCGCACCTGCTGATAAGCCACGACTCCCATTATATTTGTTGAAGCTAATCGATACCGCACATAAACAAAATATTACGGTCAAAACATCACTTCAAGAGCTTCATCGCGAATTTAATGAAAAAGGAATGAGTCCTTGTATCACAGTGTTAAAAAAGGACGGTCAAATCAAAATAACGGGCACGGCCCTCTTGGATCGTTCTGGTAAATACATCATGACCCTTGACGCCAACGAAACCAAATTGTTACGCATTTTACAGCATGAAAATCATGGGACATTTCCTTTTACTATCCGCCTCCCTGAGCAGCCTAACAAAGGATTTTTCGAAGAAAACACAATGAGTTTCTTCCCAAATATTCTTAAAACCAAGACAAAGGTTGCGTTCAAGGATAATGGGTTTATATTCGATGTTCAGATTAAAATGGGTGTTGTTATAACCGAGCGTCTTTTTCTATATGACGCTAAAAACAAAACTCCCGAATTAGAGAAGCAAATCCAGGAGGAACTGCAAACGCAAATTGAACAATTGCTCGATAAAATCCAAGGAGCAAAAATCGATCCGATTGGACTTGGTCTTTATGCAAGAGCCTATGAATATTCAGACTGGAAAAAAGTCGCGGAAAGCTGGGACGAAGCGTTCTCAAACGCAAAAGTGAACGTAAAAGTGAAAGTGAGAATTAGGGCACATGGCTCAACTTCTTAA
- a CDS encoding phosphotransferase, whose product MRKTFGNSYLVANATKMHGGAQKVVYKIDCINGFSCILYVWDLAANYFQEEIANEDLNARSYGSDLFEVNNRFLTEIGVQTPALYDLNKERSRYTFDYALVEYVNGHKAEDYFHHSDPRVQDQVFERVGHMLTGMHANERQIYGKPNQISNNRESCHLLQLENAKIQLSYASQHIEGIRANQSKMLEKLYELESQIDPRSRYGFIHGELGPDHILVTDSFEPYLIDIEGAEFFDIEHEHSFLEFRFGDFYRYLKHDNLDTNRILFYRFHHHISLTSGGLKLLHRGFPDQQFAQGLIDHHYRCTLQFIEG is encoded by the coding sequence GTGAGAAAGACTTTCGGTAACAGTTATTTAGTTGCGAATGCAACAAAAATGCATGGTGGTGCTCAAAAGGTAGTCTACAAGATAGACTGCATTAATGGATTCTCTTGCATTTTGTATGTATGGGATCTTGCCGCGAATTATTTTCAAGAGGAAATAGCAAACGAAGATTTAAATGCACGATCCTACGGAAGTGATTTATTTGAAGTAAACAACAGATTTTTAACTGAAATTGGCGTTCAAACCCCTGCTCTTTATGACCTAAATAAGGAGAGAAGCCGGTACACGTTTGATTATGCCCTTGTTGAATATGTAAATGGACATAAGGCGGAAGACTATTTCCACCATTCAGACCCAAGAGTTCAAGATCAAGTATTTGAGAGAGTTGGACATATGCTTACTGGCATGCATGCTAACGAAAGACAAATCTACGGGAAACCAAATCAGATCAGTAACAATAGGGAGAGTTGTCATCTCTTGCAATTGGAAAATGCCAAAATTCAGTTGTCGTATGCCTCCCAACATATTGAAGGTATCCGAGCAAATCAGAGCAAGATGCTTGAAAAACTGTATGAACTTGAATCACAAATAGATCCTAGAAGTCGCTATGGATTTATACATGGGGAACTAGGTCCAGACCATATATTGGTTACTGACAGTTTTGAACCCTATTTAATCGATATCGAAGGAGCCGAGTTCTTTGATATTGAGCACGAACACAGTTTTTTAGAATTCCGTTTTGGTGACTTCTATCGATATTTAAAGCATGATAATCTCGACACGAACAGGATATTATTTTATCGATTCCATCACCATATTTCTTTAACTTCGGGTGGGCTGAAGCTGCTTCATCGAGGATTTCCAGATCAACAATTTGCACAAGGTCTCATTGATCATCATTACAGATGTACACTGCAATTTATTGAAGGCTGA
- a CDS encoding NAD(P)-dependent oxidoreductase, whose protein sequence is MVNRAKKVVVTGGSGMLGRWVVKHLVEHGYEVLNVDTRQPEEPMCPTLIVDLEDLGQTYGALAGADAVVHMAAIPRAGMVPPEVTFRNNVMATYNVLEAASGLGIKKAVIASSESSYGICFAVHPFGPQYVPMDEAHPQLPQDSYGLSKVVGELTADMFYRRSGIQVVSLRLGNVIPPEWYERFPSWINNPEQRERILWSYIDTRDAAEACRLAIEAEGLGSVALNLGSDETSMAVPSRELMAARYPEVTDFRAPLEGHEALLNSNKAMELLGWEPKYKWREQLGN, encoded by the coding sequence ATGGTTAATAGAGCTAAGAAAGTAGTTGTAACTGGTGGAAGTGGCATGTTAGGCCGTTGGGTCGTTAAGCATTTGGTCGAGCATGGCTATGAGGTGCTTAACGTGGATACGCGTCAACCGGAGGAGCCTATGTGTCCCACGCTGATCGTAGATCTTGAAGATCTGGGTCAAACATACGGCGCGCTTGCTGGCGCGGATGCGGTCGTTCATATGGCGGCCATCCCGAGAGCGGGTATGGTGCCGCCTGAAGTGACGTTCCGCAACAACGTTATGGCCACTTATAATGTTTTGGAAGCGGCTTCAGGACTCGGAATCAAGAAAGCAGTTATCGCATCCAGTGAATCATCGTATGGTATTTGCTTTGCCGTTCATCCGTTTGGTCCACAATATGTGCCCATGGATGAAGCGCATCCGCAGTTGCCACAAGACAGCTACGGCTTATCCAAGGTAGTAGGCGAGTTGACTGCGGATATGTTCTACCGCAGATCCGGTATCCAGGTCGTGTCGCTTCGTCTGGGCAATGTTATTCCACCGGAGTGGTACGAGCGATTCCCATCGTGGATTAATAACCCAGAGCAGCGCGAACGGATTCTGTGGAGCTACATTGATACTCGAGATGCAGCGGAAGCTTGCCGCCTTGCAATTGAAGCGGAAGGACTTGGTTCCGTTGCCCTCAATCTTGGATCGGATGAGACGAGCATGGCAGTTCCAAGCCGCGAGCTAATGGCCGCACGTTATCCGGAAGTGACTGACTTCCGTGCACCTCTTGAGGGGCATGAAGCGCTGCTCAATAGTAATAAAGCAATGGAACTGCTCGGCTGGGAGCCGAAATATAAGTGGCGTGAGCAACTTGGCAACTAA
- a CDS encoding methylated-DNA--[protein]-cysteine S-methyltransferase gives MESTTQSPIYWALLTHEDWTLHIAATSRGICYVGSQAQPFAELADWASRRFKDRLLIRDEDKIQPFIVELTEYLRGIRKSFTVPFDFHGTPFQLAVWNALCSIPYGQTKSYSDIATQIERPASVRAVGAAIGANPVLITVPCHRVIGKNGALTGYRGGIPMKTKLLQLESGNI, from the coding sequence ATGGAAAGTACAACTCAATCACCGATCTACTGGGCATTATTAACGCATGAAGATTGGACGTTGCATATCGCGGCTACATCAAGAGGAATTTGTTATGTTGGCTCACAGGCTCAACCCTTCGCGGAGTTGGCTGATTGGGCAAGTCGTCGGTTTAAAGATCGCCTGTTGATTCGAGATGAGGATAAGATCCAGCCCTTTATCGTCGAACTTACTGAATATTTGAGAGGAATACGCAAGAGCTTTACTGTTCCTTTCGACTTCCATGGCACACCTTTTCAACTCGCTGTATGGAACGCCCTCTGCAGCATTCCCTATGGGCAAACCAAGTCTTATTCAGATATTGCCACACAAATCGAAAGACCTGCCTCAGTTCGTGCAGTTGGCGCTGCGATTGGGGCGAATCCCGTTCTGATTACTGTGCCCTGTCATCGTGTCATAGGTAAAAACGGTGCATTAACGGGCTATCGTGGTGGTATACCCATGAAAACCAAGCTACTGCAATTGGAGAGCGGCAATATATAA
- a CDS encoding PQQ-binding-like beta-propeller repeat protein encodes MKKSFTVVSTLLAASLTLAACSSNNSGSSTSPLASPSATASASSSEAAVEASYENFPNVHYDLGATRHVPFTEITKENVQDLGLIWSKEYKALDASIPNGNQNFTVVVDGVIYATTSKNHVFAFDALTGDVVWHWVPTEEMLANTKNLYIVANRGVSVAEGKVFMLTLDNHLVAIDQKTGETIQVVALADAVEGVTVENGYYETTAPLYYNGNLYVGSSGGDNGVRGFVMAYKASDLSPAWDAPFWTVPPKGQDWLKDNKYNGGGTVWNPPSIDEETGYMYFGTGNPAPDLYGEDRPGANPYTDSVVALDSKNGKFIWANQLVSHDLWDYDVAATPMLIKKALINGVERKVVVEGGKSGEWFAWDAVTGEPIYEHVAFSKIIDHPNPTAEGVLIYPGLYGGQNYAPETYDPESNYVLIPGLEAPSFVQGFEGKKEEVSPFGTTLGEVPADIIAYGTVTAIDMNTGKIAYQYDTDHEMRGGFTSTATGIAFYGELNGKVRALDIKAGKIIWEFQLTGDNVMSAPSIFMQNGKQYISFTSGGSNPQIYVFALGGDKTQGASAEGNVEGGVDHTK; translated from the coding sequence GTGAAAAAATCATTCACTGTAGTAAGCACATTATTAGCCGCAAGCTTGACTCTTGCCGCTTGTAGCAGCAACAATTCGGGGTCCAGCACATCTCCATTGGCATCCCCATCAGCAACAGCATCAGCGTCATCTTCAGAAGCTGCTGTAGAAGCATCTTATGAGAATTTCCCGAACGTTCACTATGATTTGGGTGCTACGCGTCACGTTCCATTCACAGAAATTACAAAGGAAAACGTACAAGATCTAGGGCTTATCTGGTCCAAAGAGTACAAAGCACTGGATGCTTCTATTCCGAACGGTAACCAAAACTTTACCGTCGTCGTTGACGGCGTTATCTATGCTACAACTTCCAAAAACCATGTGTTCGCATTTGATGCGTTGACAGGTGACGTAGTATGGCATTGGGTTCCAACAGAAGAAATGCTGGCTAACACGAAAAACTTATATATCGTAGCTAACCGCGGTGTATCCGTTGCTGAGGGTAAAGTGTTCATGCTAACACTGGATAACCACCTCGTTGCAATCGACCAAAAAACTGGGGAAACTATCCAAGTTGTCGCTCTTGCCGATGCGGTTGAAGGTGTTACCGTTGAAAACGGCTACTATGAAACGACAGCTCCGCTATACTATAACGGAAACCTCTATGTAGGTAGCAGTGGCGGTGACAATGGCGTTCGCGGCTTCGTCATGGCCTACAAAGCGAGCGATTTGTCGCCTGCATGGGATGCGCCGTTCTGGACTGTACCTCCGAAAGGCCAAGATTGGTTGAAGGACAACAAGTATAACGGTGGCGGAACAGTGTGGAACCCACCTTCAATCGATGAAGAAACTGGCTATATGTACTTTGGTACGGGTAACCCTGCACCAGATTTATACGGAGAAGATCGTCCAGGAGCTAACCCTTATACGGACTCCGTCGTTGCACTCGACAGCAAGAATGGTAAATTCATCTGGGCAAATCAACTGGTCAGCCATGACTTGTGGGATTATGACGTAGCTGCTACTCCAATGCTGATCAAAAAAGCACTCATTAATGGAGTAGAACGCAAAGTTGTTGTAGAAGGTGGCAAGTCTGGTGAGTGGTTCGCTTGGGACGCTGTAACTGGTGAACCGATCTACGAGCACGTTGCATTCTCGAAGATCATCGACCATCCGAATCCGACAGCTGAAGGCGTGCTTATCTATCCAGGTCTATATGGTGGACAAAACTACGCACCGGAAACTTACGATCCAGAATCGAACTATGTTCTGATTCCAGGTCTTGAAGCACCAAGCTTTGTCCAAGGTTTTGAAGGTAAGAAGGAAGAAGTGAGTCCATTCGGAACTACGCTCGGTGAAGTCCCTGCGGATATCATTGCTTATGGTACTGTAACTGCAATTGACATGAACACTGGTAAGATCGCTTACCAATACGACACTGATCATGAAATGCGTGGTGGATTCACGAGCACTGCAACAGGTATCGCATTCTACGGCGAATTGAACGGTAAAGTGCGCGCACTTGATATTAAAGCTGGGAAAATCATTTGGGAATTCCAATTGACTGGTGATAACGTGATGTCCGCACCGTCGATCTTTATGCAAAACGGTAAACAGTATATAAGCTTCACATCTGGTGGATCAAATCCACAAATTTATGTGTTCGCGCTTGGTGGAGACAAAACTCAAGGCGCATCTGCTGAGGGCAATGTTGAGGGCGGCGTAGATCACACTAAGTAA
- a CDS encoding carboxypeptidase-like regulatory domain-containing protein, which produces MNKRLMAIPVALALTVGLLSGCSDNGETKASPAESSTSATASSSVQVEEAGVASIFIEENQLSVVTWKMDNSQVVYVNGTVLLDGQPVSGVEVNLGKRTLTTEDNGSFEFLVDRSIPTTLPVSIKSAEHATISGKSVSDSSKKALLEASTSVEVYYPIQIEDVKEMSGDPSSVEVHARIIMDEGEDFPTTKITSYAIMGTIKDASGTPVKDAVVSFVRDRGEGWSKSEPSDENGHYVLYYSPEEDEDLIYQIHVGDTKYTLPDNRVYHLPEDTSAQIDVILPAEGTVIDDKPPTLVGSEAEGALYWSLMVGLSVGSEVPYTVTLPKKDGTFTITLPKEVWDQTPTLFESRITRFSIDPINTGDTVPSSLIPQPLATDPQKIVPTPST; this is translated from the coding sequence ATGAATAAACGGTTAATGGCAATCCCAGTAGCTCTAGCGCTAACTGTTGGATTATTGTCTGGTTGCAGTGATAATGGGGAGACTAAAGCAAGCCCAGCAGAGTCAAGCACATCTGCAACAGCAAGTAGCTCTGTACAGGTTGAAGAGGCTGGTGTAGCTTCGATCTTCATTGAAGAAAATCAATTATCGGTCGTCACCTGGAAAATGGACAACTCCCAAGTCGTTTATGTCAATGGAACGGTTCTGCTCGATGGCCAACCGGTGTCCGGTGTAGAAGTCAATTTAGGTAAACGGACCCTTACAACAGAGGATAACGGCTCATTTGAGTTTTTAGTAGATCGGAGTATTCCGACAACGCTTCCCGTGTCCATCAAATCCGCTGAACATGCGACAATATCGGGGAAATCAGTGTCTGATTCTTCGAAAAAAGCGCTGTTAGAAGCAAGCACCTCCGTAGAAGTGTATTATCCGATTCAAATTGAGGATGTCAAAGAGATGTCCGGGGATCCTTCTTCGGTTGAGGTTCATGCCCGCATCATCATGGATGAGGGTGAAGACTTCCCAACTACGAAGATTACAAGCTATGCCATCATGGGTACGATTAAGGATGCCAGTGGAACGCCTGTCAAGGATGCCGTTGTCAGCTTTGTACGCGATAGAGGCGAAGGCTGGTCGAAATCCGAGCCGTCTGACGAGAATGGACATTATGTTCTGTACTATTCGCCAGAAGAGGATGAGGATTTGATCTATCAAATTCACGTAGGCGATACGAAATACACGCTTCCTGACAATAGGGTATATCACCTCCCTGAAGATACAAGCGCGCAAATCGATGTGATCCTTCCTGCGGAAGGCACTGTCATTGATGATAAACCGCCTACTTTGGTAGGTTCAGAAGCCGAGGGTGCTCTCTACTGGAGCCTGATGGTTGGTCTGTCTGTCGGAAGCGAAGTACCCTATACCGTTACGCTACCGAAGAAGGACGGCACCTTCACTATCACGTTGCCGAAGGAAGTTTGGGATCAAACGCCGACATTATTTGAATCTCGCATAACCCGATTCTCTATTGATCCGATTAATACGGGAGATACAGTACCGTCATCGTTAATTCCGCAACCTTTGGCGACCGATCCGCAAAAAATTGTTCCAACTCCCTCAACCTAA
- the helD gene encoding RNA polymerase recycling motor HelD has protein sequence MVNAMEWQQEQKRLDLVIEGLHSKIAELEPEVAGLHDQLADIRKRFWEEVTVNTSTDEDFEETFYSIKQQEALLSERERSHRQRMQRWKSMKRLLPSPYFGRMDFQEDGLSFDEQIYIGVASFVDADGMSFLVYDWRTPIASMYYDCSPGVSGYEAPSGQITGTMMMKRQYQIRDGQLHNVFDTSLTIGDELLQQVLGKGADSQMKSIVATIQKEQNAIIRNDKSRMLIVQGAAGSGKTSAALQRVAYLLYKHRDRLKADQIVLFSPNPMFNSYVSTVLPELGEENMQQTTFQEYLSYWLASTFRLEDPFEQIEYVLTTTSSQGYEARLKGIQYKASEAFLHAIQSYALWLGTEGMLFRGVRFRDRELITAEQVKLQFYSYDSSIRLANRVVLLREWLLRELTSLERQEQEAHWVQDELDYLDNEQYADAYSMLIKKYRQEEAVFDFTKQYLEAYGDFRDKEQGEENVFDFNMQEEELLRRMVVKENFKPLRRDAKRFKFIDVIGLYDQLFSDATVYRKMTNETAIPELWPEICRQTKEKLSRLELFYEDATPFLYLQELVEGARTNTEVRHLFIDEGQDYSPFQYLFLKRLFPRARMTVLGDFGQAIFTQATNLHEADSPLIRLYGEDETSLIRLVRSYRSTREIVEFTRLILPGEEIVPFERSGRKPCLLRAGNNQERAKRIIEDLVALKAEGFDSIAVITKTEAESREAYDALMTQGCDALKLITKDTLTFEKVTTVIPAYLAKGVEFDAVLIYDASSQTYYRESERKLFYTACTRAMHRLLLYTTGDWTPFIQTDFLG, from the coding sequence ATGGTAAACGCGATGGAATGGCAGCAAGAGCAGAAGAGGCTTGATCTAGTTATTGAAGGACTGCACTCAAAAATCGCAGAATTGGAGCCGGAGGTTGCTGGGCTGCACGATCAGCTGGCGGATATTCGCAAGCGGTTCTGGGAGGAGGTTACGGTCAATACGAGCACGGACGAAGATTTCGAAGAGACCTTCTACAGTATAAAACAACAAGAGGCGTTGTTGTCCGAACGTGAGCGTAGTCACCGACAACGGATGCAACGTTGGAAAAGCATGAAACGGCTATTGCCGTCTCCCTACTTTGGGCGAATGGATTTTCAAGAGGATGGCTTGAGCTTCGATGAGCAAATTTACATCGGTGTAGCTTCTTTCGTCGATGCAGACGGTATGAGCTTTCTGGTGTATGACTGGCGAACACCTATCGCAAGCATGTACTATGACTGTTCTCCGGGGGTGTCTGGTTATGAAGCGCCCAGCGGACAAATAACGGGTACGATGATGATGAAGCGTCAATACCAGATCCGCGACGGTCAGCTCCATAATGTGTTTGACACTAGCTTAACGATCGGCGACGAATTGCTTCAGCAAGTGCTTGGCAAAGGTGCAGATTCACAAATGAAGAGCATTGTGGCGACCATCCAAAAGGAGCAAAATGCAATCATCCGCAACGACAAGAGCCGTATGCTCATTGTTCAGGGGGCGGCAGGTAGCGGAAAGACATCCGCGGCGCTGCAACGAGTAGCGTACTTATTATATAAACACCGCGATCGACTCAAGGCGGACCAGATCGTTCTTTTTTCGCCTAATCCGATGTTTAACAGCTACGTATCTACCGTCCTTCCCGAGCTTGGCGAGGAGAATATGCAGCAAACGACCTTTCAGGAATATCTTTCGTATTGGCTGGCATCCACGTTTCGCCTTGAGGACCCGTTTGAGCAGATCGAATATGTACTGACAACAACATCGTCGCAAGGGTATGAAGCACGGCTGAAGGGGATTCAATACAAGGCTTCCGAAGCCTTTCTGCATGCTATTCAAAGCTATGCGCTGTGGCTGGGAACGGAAGGTATGTTATTTCGTGGCGTCCGTTTTCGAGATCGCGAGTTGATTACAGCAGAGCAAGTAAAATTGCAATTTTACAGCTATGATAGCTCCATCCGCCTGGCTAATCGCGTTGTTCTACTGAGGGAATGGCTGCTGCGAGAACTGACCTCGCTGGAACGTCAGGAGCAGGAGGCACACTGGGTTCAAGATGAACTCGATTACCTTGACAACGAACAATATGCGGATGCCTACAGCATGCTGATTAAGAAGTACCGGCAAGAAGAGGCAGTCTTTGATTTTACTAAACAGTATTTGGAGGCTTATGGTGATTTCCGCGATAAGGAGCAGGGAGAAGAGAATGTTTTCGACTTTAACATGCAAGAAGAAGAGCTGCTGCGTCGGATGGTCGTGAAGGAGAACTTCAAACCTTTAAGGCGAGATGCAAAAAGGTTCAAGTTCATCGATGTGATTGGGCTGTATGATCAGTTGTTCAGTGATGCTACCGTTTATCGGAAAATGACGAACGAGACTGCCATACCCGAGCTTTGGCCGGAAATCTGCAGGCAAACAAAGGAGAAGCTGAGCCGGCTCGAACTGTTTTATGAGGACGCGACCCCTTTCCTATACTTACAAGAACTCGTCGAAGGCGCTCGGACGAACACCGAGGTGCGACATCTATTTATTGATGAAGGTCAGGATTATTCGCCGTTTCAATACTTATTTCTCAAACGTCTGTTTCCTCGCGCCCGCATGACGGTATTGGGTGATTTCGGTCAAGCGATATTCACCCAGGCAACAAATCTACATGAAGCGGATTCGCCGTTGATTCGGCTTTATGGCGAAGACGAAACGAGTCTGATCCGGCTAGTTCGAAGTTATCGTTCAACTCGCGAGATTGTGGAGTTTACTAGATTAATACTACCGGGAGAAGAGATCGTGCCGTTCGAGAGGAGTGGTAGGAAGCCGTGCTTATTGAGAGCGGGTAACAACCAAGAGCGGGCGAAGCGAATCATAGAGGACCTCGTGGCGCTCAAGGCCGAGGGCTTCGACTCCATTGCCGTCATTACGAAGACTGAAGCCGAAAGTCGCGAGGCCTATGATGCATTGATGACACAGGGTTGTGATGCTCTAAAGCTTATAACGAAAGACACGCTTACCTTTGAGAAGGTAACAACGGTGATTCCTGCCTATCTCGCCAAAGGTGTCGAGTTCGACGCCGTGCTGATCTACGATGCTTCTTCGCAGACGTATTATCGGGAAAGTGAGCGCAAGCTCTTCTATACCGCATGTACTCGCGCAATGCATCGACTTCTGCTTTACACGACAGGGGACTGGACGCCTTTCATTCAGACGGATTTTTTAGGTTGA
- a CDS encoding class III extradiol ring-cleavage dioxygenase, giving the protein MIPSLFICHGSPLLALDNSAYTQFLTETGERFKPKAIVMFSAHWEQKITTISFVEGTLQTIYDFGGFPDDLYQLTYPAQGSPELAERLEERFRLHGIESRRDYSRGLDHGSWVFLRHMYPEADIPIVSVSVNPFLTPREQLDIGLALKGLGEEDILVIGSGTTVHNFNEIKFNQPYPEQWAVEFDDWIEDKIVNRDMEALLQYEQMAPHARRAVPRAEHFVPLFHAYGSSYGAEKPKSIFKGYQFGTFSHICFEM; this is encoded by the coding sequence ATGATCCCATCTTTATTTATTTGTCATGGCTCGCCATTGTTGGCGTTGGATAATTCGGCATACACGCAATTTTTGACGGAAACTGGGGAAAGATTCAAACCAAAAGCGATTGTAATGTTTAGTGCCCACTGGGAACAAAAGATCACAACGATTTCTTTCGTAGAAGGTACTTTGCAGACGATTTATGATTTTGGTGGCTTCCCTGATGATTTATACCAGTTGACCTACCCTGCACAGGGCTCACCTGAATTAGCGGAACGACTAGAAGAACGGTTTCGACTTCATGGCATCGAATCTAGGAGAGATTATTCGCGAGGTTTGGATCATGGTTCGTGGGTCTTCTTACGGCATATGTATCCAGAGGCAGACATTCCAATAGTAAGCGTATCAGTCAATCCCTTTCTAACCCCGAGAGAACAACTCGATATCGGTTTAGCTTTAAAAGGGCTCGGGGAAGAAGATATCCTTGTCATCGGTAGCGGAACAACCGTTCATAATTTCAATGAAATCAAGTTTAACCAGCCTTACCCTGAGCAATGGGCCGTTGAATTCGATGATTGGATTGAGGATAAAATCGTCAATCGCGATATGGAGGCTTTGCTTCAATACGAGCAGATGGCGCCTCATGCTCGACGTGCGGTTCCGAGGGCCGAACATTTCGTTCCGCTCTTCCATGCTTATGGAAGTTCATATGGAGCCGAGAAGCCGAAGTCGATCTTTAAGGGATATCAGTTCGGGACGTTCAGCCATATTTGTTTTGAGATGTAG
- a CDS encoding DoxX family protein, with the protein MNIALWIVQGLLALMFIFAGMTKALQYEKAKASMPWVKEVSKGLVTFIGVVELIGGIGLIVPWATDIAPILTPIAAIGLALIMLFAAVFHAKRKENQAIGMNIILLALAVFVAIGRL; encoded by the coding sequence ATGAATATTGCATTATGGATTGTTCAGGGACTTTTAGCATTGATGTTTATTTTTGCTGGTATGACGAAAGCGTTACAGTATGAGAAAGCGAAAGCTTCGATGCCGTGGGTGAAAGAGGTCTCCAAGGGTCTTGTTACTTTCATTGGAGTCGTTGAATTAATTGGAGGTATCGGTTTAATCGTACCTTGGGCAACGGATATCGCACCCATTCTAACGCCAATTGCTGCAATCGGTCTTGCCTTGATTATGCTGTTCGCAGCTGTATTTCATGCGAAGAGAAAAGAAAATCAAGCAATCGGCATGAACATTATCCTGTTGGCATTGGCGGTTTTCGTAGCAATTGGCCGTCTATAA
- a CDS encoding helix-turn-helix domain-containing protein has translation MASSCKVETALEILVGKWKPIILYQLFSTGTMRFSELQKALPNITKKMLTMQLRELEYHDIVNRKVYHQIPPKVEYSITEYGQRITPLLQALNDWGMAHITHLNELYGEGQTKEGSITYQG, from the coding sequence ATGGCCTCTAGCTGTAAAGTCGAAACTGCATTAGAAATTCTGGTCGGCAAGTGGAAGCCTATTATCCTGTATCAACTATTTTCTACAGGCACGATGAGGTTCAGTGAACTACAGAAAGCGTTGCCGAATATCACCAAGAAGATGCTCACCATGCAACTGAGGGAGCTCGAGTACCATGATATAGTGAACCGCAAAGTCTATCACCAAATCCCTCCCAAAGTCGAATATTCCATTACAGAATACGGTCAACGAATAACCCCGTTATTGCAGGCACTTAACGACTGGGGGATGGCTCACATCACACATCTAAACGAGTTATATGGGGAAGGGCAGACAAAGGAAGGCTCAATAACCTACCAAGGATGA